From Paenibacillus sp. FSL H8-0537:
ATCTATTTCTTTAATACAAGCCGGACAGACGTCACGAAAGTTCTTGGAGAACAGCTTGCCGCAGCGTGGACAATTATCTAAATTCATCATTAATTTCCGACCTCCCTGATCTACCTTTTGAAGTTATGATTAGCTCTATTCTAGCTGAAACAAACAATAATTTCACTAGTAATCTTAATGAACTGGAAAAAAGTGATAGATTCTAATTAAGATCTCGCCCATGTTAGAGCATAAATATCGATACGTGTTGGGCTTGCTTTTTGCAGAGCTTCCGAGCAAGCTTGAATCGTGCTTCCCGTTGTATAGATGTCGTCCACGAGCAGCAGTCGCAGTGTATGTTGATTTTCTTTCCGTGGATTTGCTAATAGAAGCTTCTCCACAACCACCGGTTTAACAGCGAAAAGACTCTCCATATCCTGCATGCGGGCTGAGCGGGTCTTAAAGCTTTGTTTAGCTGAATGGCGGTTACGCTCCAATAAATGCATTAGAGGAATTTGAGCTTGGCGCGATACGATTCCTGCCAGTCTTTCTGCTTGGTTGAATCCTCGCTCCTCCGCACGTTCTGTGCTAACAGGCACATAGGTAATTGCATCCCAAACGGAAAATTCCCGCCTATCAAAGTTTCTTTGAGCCAAAAAATCCCTGCTGCCCGTGTAAATCCCTAGCCGGCCCGTTAATTCAAGCGTCATCCCAGTCAGAGGAGACATCAACATCTGTCCCATATACGGCTCCAGAGTTTCATTACCCCGATATTTATATCTGGCCAAAACCTCTCGCATTTCCTTGCTATATTGTACGGCGCTCCTATTACAAACAAAGGCTGTGTCACTTCGTCTTATACAGTCTGGACAAAAGACGCCACGTCCACAAATTCGGCATTGCACCTGCTGAATCCAGGGGATGGAGGATAAACATGCCCTGCAAATCAGCTTATAAAAACTTGGGGACAGCGCGGCCCGTTGCCCGGACTTTAGAGAAGCTAATTCGGATGAAAAAGGCTTTGCCGATTTGCCGCATAGTGGACAAAGACGAATGGTCGGGCCGAGGAGACTAATGGCGTCTCCTAAATATTTGGTCAGTTGACGACCAAAACGGGATAAAGTAAGCCTGTTCATCATGGGGTCCCCCTTACTTAGATACATGTTGAAAATAGCCTTTCGCCCGTGCGATACGGTTCATTTTTTTAATATGCTTGACGGCCAGCATTTGTGGGCGTGTACGTTCTTTTGCGCAAAAAACAACCCTTCCGTTTGGATCATCGCTGGCTCTTCCTGCTCTACCCGCCATTTGCACGAGTGAAGCTTCATCGAACAGCTGCCCGTCGGCATCCAGAATAAACACGTCGCTCCTAGGGATCGTAACGCCACGCTCTAAAATCGTAGTCGTCACCAAAATGCGTATTTCTCCCGTGCGGAATTGCTGAACTTTGTCTCCCCGCTCTGGATCTTGGGAGGAGGTGCCTGCTACTTGAGAAATATTAAGCTTTTGTCTCAATAATGCTGCCATCCGCTCCACCTGTGAAATACGCTGAACAAAAACGAACAGCTGCGCGCCGCGACCATAGGAGCGGAGCATGGCATCATTAAGCTGCCTAGGCAATTGAAGCTTGTCCAGCATTTGTCCCACACTCACCGTGTGAAGCAGTACTGGAACAGGAAGCGGATGGCGGTGAAAACGTACCGGGACTCTCGCATGTTCAAGCTTTCCACGTCGCGCCAGCTGCTGCAGCTTTGCTGGAGGTGTAGCCGAGAGCAGAATTTTGACGCCGTCAGGAGCGCAGCTTTTGTTGGCAGCATAGTGCAGTTGGGGATCATTATGATAGGGGAATGCATCCAGCTCATCAATAATGACCAAATCAAAAGCAAAATGGAATCTCAGCAGTTGATGCGTCGTCGCCAGTGTGATGTCGCCCTGCTCCCATTTTTGCTCGCTGCCGCCGTATAATGTGACCACATCACACCCCGAAAAGGCTTTTCTAATACGCGGGCTCAGCTCCAGCACGACATCGC
This genomic window contains:
- a CDS encoding phosphoribosyltransferase family protein; translation: MMNRLTLSRFGRQLTKYLGDAISLLGPTIRLCPLCGKSAKPFSSELASLKSGQRAALSPSFYKLICRACLSSIPWIQQVQCRICGRGVFCPDCIRRSDTAFVCNRSAVQYSKEMREVLARYKYRGNETLEPYMGQMLMSPLTGMTLELTGRLGIYTGSRDFLAQRNFDRREFSVWDAITYVPVSTERAEERGFNQAERLAGIVSRQAQIPLMHLLERNRHSAKQSFKTRSARMQDMESLFAVKPVVVEKLLLANPRKENQHTLRLLLVDDIYTTGSTIQACSEALQKASPTRIDIYALTWARS